One Geminocystis sp. M7585_C2015_104 DNA window includes the following coding sequences:
- a CDS encoding DNA-processing protein DprA yields the protein MSQSLEIPKIDTLAQELAAIQQTGGKKIAILGSRHVPITHQYLIEMMSYALVLQGNRIITSGASGTNAAAIRGAMRADPNMLTVILPQSLSRQPRESQEQLKQVIHLVENPQNDHLSLGEASAICNREIISRCQQLICFAFHDSHTLLQTCKEADEQRKVVTRFFFD from the coding sequence TTGAGTCAATCACTAGAGATTCCCAAAATCGACACCTTGGCACAGGAGTTGGCGGCTATTCAACAGACTGGCGGGAAGAAAATAGCTATTCTCGGTTCCCGTCATGTGCCAATCACTCATCAGTACTTGATCGAGATGATGAGTTATGCTCTTGTATTACAGGGTAACAGGATCATCACTTCTGGCGCCTCTGGCACGAATGCTGCCGCCATCCGAGGAGCCATGCGCGCCGACCCCAACATGCTTACTGTTATTTTACCTCAGAGTCTGTCTCGCCAGCCAAGGGAATCCCAAGAGCAACTAAAACAGGTAATTCACCTAGTGGAAAACCCGCAAAACGATCATCTTTCCCTTGGCGAGGCTAGTGCTATTTGTAATCGAGAGATTATTTCCCGTTGTCAGCAGCTGATTTGTTTTGCCTTTCATGACAGTCATACCCTCTTGCAGACTTGTAAAGAAGCTGACGAACAACGGAAAGTAGTCACTCGATTTTTTTTCGATTAG